One stretch of Streptomyces agglomeratus DNA includes these proteins:
- a CDS encoding argininosuccinate synthase yields MTERVVLAYSGGLDTSVAIGWIAEETGAEVIAVAVDVGQGGEDLDVIRKRALACGAVEAEVADAKDEFAEEYCLPAIKANALYMDRYPLVSALSRPTIVKHLVAAANKHGASIVAHGCTGKGNDQVRFEAGISALGPHLKCIAPVRDYAMTRDKAIAFCEEKNLPIATTKKSPYSIDQNVFGRAVETGFLEDIWNAPIEDIYEYTSNPALPREADEVVISFKEGVPVAIDGKPVTVLQAIQQLNERAGAQGIGRIDMVEDRLVGIKSREVYEAPGAIALITAHQELENVTVERELARYKRQVEQRWGEMVYDGLWFSPLKRALDGFINEANQHVTGDIRMTLHGGRAVVTGRKSDESLYDFNLATYDSGDTFDQSKAQGFIEIFGLSSKIAAKRDLA; encoded by the coding sequence GTGACCGAGCGCGTCGTACTCGCCTACTCGGGCGGCCTGGACACCTCCGTCGCCATCGGCTGGATCGCCGAGGAGACGGGCGCCGAGGTCATCGCCGTTGCCGTGGACGTCGGCCAGGGCGGCGAGGACCTGGACGTCATCCGCAAGCGCGCGCTCGCCTGCGGTGCCGTCGAGGCCGAGGTCGCGGACGCCAAGGACGAGTTCGCCGAGGAGTACTGCCTCCCGGCGATCAAGGCCAACGCCCTCTACATGGACCGCTACCCGCTGGTCTCCGCGCTCTCGCGGCCGACCATCGTCAAGCACCTCGTCGCCGCCGCCAACAAGCACGGCGCCTCGATCGTCGCCCACGGCTGCACCGGCAAGGGCAACGACCAGGTCCGCTTCGAGGCCGGCATCTCCGCGCTCGGTCCCCACCTGAAGTGCATCGCCCCGGTCCGCGACTACGCGATGACCCGTGACAAGGCGATCGCCTTCTGCGAGGAGAAGAACCTCCCGATCGCGACCACCAAGAAGTCCCCGTACTCCATCGACCAGAACGTCTTCGGGCGCGCCGTCGAGACGGGCTTCCTGGAAGACATCTGGAACGCCCCGATCGAGGACATCTACGAGTACACCTCGAACCCGGCGCTCCCGCGCGAGGCCGACGAGGTCGTCATCTCCTTCAAGGAGGGCGTCCCGGTCGCCATCGACGGCAAGCCCGTCACCGTCCTCCAGGCGATCCAGCAGCTCAACGAGCGCGCCGGCGCCCAGGGCATCGGCCGGATCGACATGGTCGAGGACCGGCTGGTCGGCATCAAGTCCCGCGAGGTGTACGAGGCCCCGGGCGCGATCGCGCTGATCACCGCCCACCAGGAGCTGGAGAACGTCACGGTCGAGCGCGAGCTGGCCCGCTACAAGCGGCAGGTCGAGCAGCGCTGGGGCGAGATGGTGTACGACGGCCTGTGGTTCTCCCCGCTCAAGCGGGCGCTGGACGGTTTCATCAACGAGGCCAACCAGCACGTCACCGGCGACATCCGGATGACCCTGCACGGCGGCCGCGCCGTCGTCACCGGCCGGAAGTCCGACGAGTCGCTGTACGACTTCAACCTGGCGACGTACGACTCGGGCGACACGTTCGACCAGTCCAAGGCGCAGGGCTTCATCGAGATCTTCGGCCTGTCGTCGAAGATCGCCGCCAAGCGTGACCTCGCGTAA